The genomic DNA CCCTGAATCATTGTCATACCGTTTTCGACTGACATCGGTACAAGCCATGTGATTGTCGAGAAATAGAGAGCGGCCTGCAGAGCATAAAACAGCATGAACAGATAAGGTTTAATCTGTTTCCACGGCGAAGGAAATTTGTACTTAACTTTAGAGACTTCCTGCTTAGGGAGCTTACTTTTATCGCCGGTTTTCAAAACGAAAGCTACAACGAGGACGCCGAATAAAGCGAATGCCGACCATATTGCCAGTGCAAACATAAATGAGTCGGATACCTCAAAAAAGATTCCTGTTAAAGCAGCACTTGCTGCAGAACCCAGACTCATAAAGAACGTTGAAATTCCGATAGCGATAGCTGCGTGTCCCGGGAAATACTTCTTAATGACAGAAGACATTGTCGGACCAAGTACTGCGATCGCGAGACCGATTAGAAATGCAGTAATCAGTAATGTTGAGAATCCGGGTACAAAACCGCGAAGTGCAGTTGCAACACCTAAAACTGACAGCATAAGTATTAATGTAAATTTAGAACCGTACTTTTTATTAAGAACAGTAGCAAGTGATGCAAAGATTCCCATACATAGAACGGGAACAGTAGTCAGAAGACTGGCCTGTGCATTGGACAGGGACAGTGACGTGCGGATCGTATCCATAAGCGGGCCGACGGATGTAATGCCTAAACGGAGATTAAGTGAAATGGCAGCAATGACGAAAAGCAGCAGAAAAGTATTCTTATTATAAATTTTATTCAAATCTTGTCCCCCAGTGTTTACCGTTATTCATATCTTTATACTTATGATAGCATTGAAATTGATATACATAAAATATTAATATAATTGGTTTTAGTTACTTTTATCATATACATGAGGTGGGAACATGGACATTCGTCAATTACGGTACTTTATAGTCATTGCTGAGGAGAAGCAGGTCTCCGCTGCAGCAAAGAAACTGTTTATGTCACAGCCTCCGTTAAGCCAGCAGCTGAAAAATATGGAGCAGTCTCTCGGAGAAAAACTGTTTGAGAGAAGCGGAAAGTTTTTGGAACTGACAGAAGCGGGTAAAACATTATATAAATACGCTATTGAAATTACACAGATGATGGAAGAAGCAAAAAGTGAAGTCGCAGACGTCGGTGCCGGCATGGACGGCAGATTATCAGTCGGTATTAATACATTTTCATTATCCAATATTAACGAAGTGTTTCATGACTTCAGAAGCAGATTCCCGAAAATAAAATACAGAATCCAACAGAACGAATCATCTCTGTTATGTTATTTACTGAAAGAGCGGGAAATAGAGCTGGCAATCGTGAGACTGCCTCTGGAAATTAACGATTTTACGCTGCAGCATTTATACAGCGAGCCATTTTATGTTGTGACTTCAAAAGAGAAGAAATTGTTTAAAGGGAATGCGACACTGAAAGAAATTGGTAAATATCCGCTGGTTCTCCCAAGTATTGAAGGACTTGGGGTATATTATTCAATACACGAAGCATTTTCAAAAGCAAAAATACAGCCGGACGTTATTGCTGAGTTCTCCGATTTAAAACTGATGATGGAACTCGTATCCACCGACTTCGGTATATCAATTGTGCCTGAATCACTGCTTCATCTGTACAGCGAGTATCCGGTCAATGTTCATAAAATCCCAGAATCAGAAAGTTTGACAGGAGACGTCGGTTTAATCTGGCTGAAAGACCACAGGCTGTCAAAAGCAGCACAGAACTTCGCAGATATGCTGACAGCAGCTGTAAGAGAGAAACCGGGGAATGAAGAATTATACAAGAGGTGAGGTTTATGAAGAATTTATTTGCAGGTGCCGCAAAGCTGATTAAGAGAAAAGATGTCGAGAAAGATAAAGCATATAATAATAATGTAGACCAGGAAAAAGTGAACAGAAATATTGAAGCAGCAGAAGAGAGACTGGCAGAACCCGGTCTCACGATGTGCCAACGTCAAGAATATCAGAAAGCACTGGATGGTCTGAAAAAATATAAAAAATATTAATCAAACAGAGAGAAGGATATAGACGTGCTGAACAGCTTTAACAGCAAAATACAGTCATTGATGCCGATACTCACACCGCTGTGTGTGGTGCTTGGCGTAATATTTCATAATATCGGCGGACATCTGTTATTTTTAGTGCCGATTCTATTTGCGTTTATGACATTTACAGGCAGTTTAGGAATGAGATTCACCGATGTAAAAGTATTTAAAAAACATCCCGGCGCTATTTTATTTGTTATTTTATTTTTACATATTTTAATGCCGGTATGGGCGTATTTTTTATCATCCTTTATTTTTGACGATCACCTGCTCGTCATCGGATTTGTGATTTCAGTTGCAGTGCCGACGGGGGTCACGAGCATTATCTGGATTAGCATATGCAGGGGGAACTTTCCGCTCGGGCTGTCAATTATCTTAATCGATACGCTGCTTGCGCCGTTTATACTGCCGGTCATTCTGGATGCACTTGCCGGCGAAGCGATAAAGCTTGATACCGCATCAATTATCCTGGATCTAATCTGGATGATCGTCCTGCCGTCGATTTTAGGCCTGGTAATCAGTGAATTAAGAAAAGGCCAGGTGAAAGAGATGAGCCAGATGCTCGCACCGTTCTCAAAACTTTGTCTGTTCGGTATTGTTGCCATTAACAGCAGTGCTGTTGCGCCGTTTTTAACAGATATTACTTTGGAACTGATCGGGGTCATTCTGTTCGTCTTTATACTTGCCGGATCCGGTTACGGTCTCGCTTTAATACTCGGACATTTACTTTTCAGAAATACACAGACTGTCACTTCACTCGTCTTTTTAGGCGGTATGAGAAATATTGCCATCGGTACAGTTATTGCTGTAACTTACTTCCCGCCAAAAGTTGCTATGCCTGTCGTATTTGGAATGCTATTCCAGCAAGTACTCGCATCGCTGTATGCCAAAGTCGTCAATAAATATCAGGTGAAGTATGAAGTGTAATTAATTACAGGAGATGATTTAATGATTACTTTAATAAAAAATGCTGAAGTGTATGCACCGGAAAGTTTAGGCAGACAATCAATACTGCTGCTCAACGACAAGATTGCGAAAATTGGAGAGGTTAGTGAAGAATCACTTGCCGGCCTTGGTGTGGATTATAAAATCATCGAAGCTAGCGGAAATATCGTTACACCTGGCTTTATCGACCCGCATATCCATCTGCTTGGCGGTGGTGGAGAAGGCGGATTTGCAACGCGTACTCCCGAAGTTCAGCTCAGTGATCTGATTCAGTCAGGCATTACGTCAGTAGCAGGATTATTAGGAACAGACGGTACAACACGCCATTTAAGTTCACTGTTAGCTAAAGCACGGGGACTTGAAATTGAAGGTATCTCTACATATATTTACACGGGAAATTACGATGTGCCGACACCGACGATTACAGGGAATGTTAAAGACGATGCGATTTTAATTGATAAAGTTATCGGTACTGCAGAAATCGCTATATCAGACTCACGCTCGGGACAGCCGAGTGTCCATGAACTGGCAAAGATTGTCGGACAGACAAGAGTCGGCGGCATGCTGAGCGGCAAAGCAGGCATCACTCATTTTCATACAGGACCTGGAAAAGCTTATCTATCGATACTGCATCAATTGCTGGATGAATATGAACTGCCAGCATCGAA from Jeotgalicoccus saudimassiliensis includes the following:
- a CDS encoding MFS transporter is translated as MNKIYNKNTFLLLFVIAAISLNLRLGITSVGPLMDTIRTSLSLSNAQASLLTTVPVLCMGIFASLATVLNKKYGSKFTLILMLSVLGVATALRGFVPGFSTLLITAFLIGLAIAVLGPTMSSVIKKYFPGHAAIAIGISTFFMSLGSAASAALTGIFFEVSDSFMFALAIWSAFALFGVLVVAFVLKTGDKSKLPKQEVSKVKYKFPSPWKQIKPYLFMLFYALQAALYFSTITWLVPMSVENGMTMIQGGMLLSAVMSVQVIFNLLLPIMMEKYPARRNWIYFILAAGTAATLLFWTGDHTLMWIAAFMMGIPLGGLYSAALMLPLDETLTANGANSWTAMMQTGGCIIGGLFPFVIGFIYDSTQNHNYTMTILLVIYVLAFILITIIGNKKENNFDKFIVEPSDS
- the iadA gene encoding beta-aspartyl-peptidase, translated to MITLIKNAEVYAPESLGRQSILLLNDKIAKIGEVSEESLAGLGVDYKIIEASGNIVTPGFIDPHIHLLGGGGEGGFATRTPEVQLSDLIQSGITSVAGLLGTDGTTRHLSSLLAKARGLEIEGISTYIYTGNYDVPTPTITGNVKDDAILIDKVIGTAEIAISDSRSGQPSVHELAKIVGQTRVGGMLSGKAGITHFHTGPGKAYLSILHQLLDEYELPASNLHVTHVTRSKELFDDAIKLAARGAFVDITADEETFEWISYYKENNGDMSKLTISTDGNGSLPVFNEEGELLGLGVASTRTMFEQLIKTIKAGKLTVEEALRLVTANTAEALKLENKGVIAEDRDADLLVLSKDTYEIEHVIAKGQHMIENGEVLVRGTFE
- a CDS encoding bile acid:sodium symporter family protein, which produces MLNSFNSKIQSLMPILTPLCVVLGVIFHNIGGHLLFLVPILFAFMTFTGSLGMRFTDVKVFKKHPGAILFVILFLHILMPVWAYFLSSFIFDDHLLVIGFVISVAVPTGVTSIIWISICRGNFPLGLSIILIDTLLAPFILPVILDALAGEAIKLDTASIILDLIWMIVLPSILGLVISELRKGQVKEMSQMLAPFSKLCLFGIVAINSSAVAPFLTDITLELIGVILFVFILAGSGYGLALILGHLLFRNTQTVTSLVFLGGMRNIAIGTVIAVTYFPPKVAMPVVFGMLFQQVLASLYAKVVNKYQVKYEV
- a CDS encoding LysR family transcriptional regulator; protein product: MDIRQLRYFIVIAEEKQVSAAAKKLFMSQPPLSQQLKNMEQSLGEKLFERSGKFLELTEAGKTLYKYAIEITQMMEEAKSEVADVGAGMDGRLSVGINTFSLSNINEVFHDFRSRFPKIKYRIQQNESSLLCYLLKEREIELAIVRLPLEINDFTLQHLYSEPFYVVTSKEKKLFKGNATLKEIGKYPLVLPSIEGLGVYYSIHEAFSKAKIQPDVIAEFSDLKLMMELVSTDFGISIVPESLLHLYSEYPVNVHKIPESESLTGDVGLIWLKDHRLSKAAQNFADMLTAAVREKPGNEELYKR